A single window of Nocardia higoensis DNA harbors:
- a CDS encoding PAS and ANTAR domain-containing protein: MSEKGTRPTEYAGAWRPAGSYRFWSRDQRWEWSDEVAELHGYEPGSVVPTMELVLSHKHPDDRAAVVDILSAAVTTGQPFCSRHRIRDTHGRVRHVLVVGDQMCDGNGDVVGSTGYYIDLTESLDETRQAVLDETLPDLVAARSVIDQAKGALMVIYGISADQAFRVLSWRSQETNTKLRDLAYRLVDAIPEFRGCGVGDRTRFDHLLLTLHERPQPTTP, translated from the coding sequence GTGAGCGAGAAGGGGACCCGACCGACCGAATACGCGGGTGCCTGGCGGCCGGCCGGCAGCTACCGATTCTGGTCTCGGGACCAGCGCTGGGAGTGGTCCGACGAGGTCGCCGAACTGCACGGTTACGAACCCGGTTCCGTCGTGCCGACCATGGAACTGGTCCTGTCCCACAAGCACCCCGACGACCGCGCCGCCGTCGTGGACATCCTCTCCGCCGCCGTGACCACCGGCCAGCCCTTCTGCAGCCGCCACAGAATAAGAGATACCCACGGAAGAGTCAGACACGTCCTGGTCGTCGGCGACCAGATGTGCGACGGCAACGGAGATGTCGTCGGTTCGACCGGCTACTACATCGACCTGACCGAGAGCCTGGACGAAACCCGCCAGGCAGTCCTCGACGAAACCCTGCCCGACCTGGTCGCCGCCCGCTCGGTGATCGACCAGGCCAAAGGCGCGCTGATGGTCATCTACGGCATCAGCGCCGACCAGGCGTTCCGCGTCCTGTCCTGGCGCTCCCAGGAAACCAACACCAAGCTGCGCGACCTCGCCTACCGCCTGGTCGACGCCATCCCCGAATTCCGCGGCTGCGGTGTCGGAGACCGCACCCGCTTCGACCACCTCCTGCTCACCCTGCACGAGCGCCCCCAACCCACCACTCCGTAA
- a CDS encoding MMPL family transporter: MTTASSATETTRASGSGLISRIAETCARAPKLTLIIAGVAFLVFGSLGGLVNERLSAGGFLNPDSESSRVADLLAAEHGVANMQLIFAVQDPGGVAGDRARGVGGRIAEALDADERVSTVTAWTDPVGATLVSRDGTVGLVVAGIVADDNKVQKIARELADQFTGDRDGVTVLAGGQAMAFEEINSTAATDLVLAEAIAVPITFLLLVLFLRSAIAAAVPVVVGVLAIVGTTGVLFVLTFLIELSVFALNITTALGLALAIDYSLLLIGRYREEISRGVAHEQALISAMRHGGRAVVFSGVIVATALIGLWLFPMAFLRSIGYAGVAVVVLSVVLALTCVPALLALLGPRMNRKPQREAVPAEKTRLYRVARAVQKRPLVAAVPVLAVLLLAGSPVLDLRLGLPDDRVLSTDAQSRQVGDLIRDGFDQNMTGTVDIVVANAPAERLGDYAARLSAVTDVSAVAGPAGIFVDGSPAGPPVGTPGASGSAHLAVTTDVDPYSDEGTALLDALRAVDAPGEIRVGGLAQQSADTAAGIGDGFVLAVLWIVVTSALLLFLLTGSLLLPLKALVLNTLSLAATFGALVWIFQEGHLGGLGTTALGFTIATVPVLLFCVAFGLSMDYEVFLLARFTEEWERSGRTRADVDTAVAVGLARSGRVVTAAAMLMAVVFLGIATSEVSLMRALGVGLVIAVLVDATLVRTILVPAAMRIAGTANWWTPRLLAPVVDRVRIRE, encoded by the coding sequence ATGACGACGGCATCCAGCGCCACCGAGACCACCCGGGCGAGCGGTTCCGGACTGATCTCCCGTATCGCCGAAACCTGTGCTCGCGCACCGAAACTGACACTGATCATCGCCGGTGTCGCCTTTCTGGTGTTCGGTTCGCTCGGCGGCTTGGTCAACGAACGCCTCAGCGCGGGCGGGTTTCTCAACCCCGACTCCGAATCGTCCCGGGTCGCCGATCTGCTCGCCGCCGAACACGGCGTCGCGAACATGCAACTGATCTTCGCCGTCCAAGACCCCGGCGGCGTTGCCGGAGACCGCGCGCGCGGCGTGGGCGGCCGGATTGCCGAGGCTCTCGACGCCGACGAGCGTGTCAGCACGGTCACCGCGTGGACCGACCCGGTCGGCGCCACGTTGGTCAGCCGGGACGGCACCGTCGGCCTCGTCGTCGCAGGCATCGTCGCCGACGACAACAAAGTCCAGAAGATCGCCCGCGAACTCGCCGACCAGTTCACCGGCGACCGCGACGGCGTCACGGTGCTGGCCGGCGGTCAGGCGATGGCCTTCGAGGAGATCAACTCCACGGCCGCCACCGATCTGGTGCTCGCCGAGGCGATCGCCGTCCCGATCACCTTCCTGCTGCTCGTGCTGTTCCTGCGCAGCGCTATCGCCGCCGCCGTTCCCGTCGTCGTCGGTGTGCTCGCCATCGTCGGCACCACCGGCGTGCTGTTCGTCCTGACCTTCCTCATTGAACTGTCGGTCTTCGCGCTCAACATCACCACCGCGCTCGGCCTGGCACTGGCGATCGACTATTCCCTGCTGCTGATCGGCCGCTATCGCGAGGAGATCAGCCGCGGCGTCGCGCATGAGCAGGCGTTGATCTCGGCCATGCGCCACGGTGGCCGCGCGGTCGTGTTCTCCGGCGTCATCGTGGCCACCGCCCTGATCGGTCTGTGGCTGTTCCCGATGGCCTTCCTGCGCTCCATCGGCTACGCGGGCGTCGCCGTCGTCGTGCTGTCGGTGGTGCTCGCGCTGACCTGCGTGCCCGCGCTACTGGCCCTGCTCGGCCCGCGCATGAACCGCAAACCGCAGCGCGAAGCCGTCCCCGCCGAAAAGACGCGCCTCTACCGCGTCGCCCGCGCCGTGCAGAAACGTCCGCTGGTGGCCGCCGTGCCCGTGCTGGCGGTCCTGCTGCTGGCCGGTTCGCCGGTGCTCGACTTGCGCCTCGGCCTGCCCGACGATCGCGTACTGTCCACCGACGCCCAGTCCCGCCAGGTCGGCGACCTCATCCGGGACGGCTTCGACCAGAACATGACCGGCACGGTGGACATCGTCGTGGCGAACGCCCCGGCCGAGCGGCTCGGCGACTACGCCGCGCGCCTGTCCGCGGTCACCGATGTCAGCGCGGTCGCGGGCCCGGCCGGCATCTTCGTCGACGGATCGCCCGCGGGCCCCCCTGTCGGCACTCCGGGAGCGAGCGGTTCCGCGCATCTGGCCGTCACCACCGACGTCGATCCCTACTCCGACGAGGGCACCGCCCTGTTGGACGCCCTGCGCGCCGTCGATGCCCCCGGCGAGATCCGCGTGGGCGGCCTCGCCCAGCAGAGCGCCGACACCGCCGCGGGCATAGGCGACGGTTTCGTCCTGGCCGTGCTGTGGATCGTCGTCACCAGCGCCCTGCTGTTGTTCCTGCTCACCGGCAGCCTCCTGCTCCCGCTGAAAGCCCTGGTGCTGAACACCCTGTCGCTGGCCGCCACGTTCGGCGCCCTGGTATGGATCTTCCAGGAAGGCCACCTCGGCGGATTGGGCACCACCGCACTCGGTTTCACCATCGCGACGGTCCCCGTCCTGCTGTTCTGCGTGGCGTTCGGCCTGTCGATGGACTACGAGGTCTTCCTGCTCGCCCGCTTCACCGAGGAATGGGAACGCTCCGGTCGCACCCGGGCCGACGTCGACACCGCCGTGGCCGTCGGCCTGGCGCGCTCCGGTCGCGTCGTCACCGCCGCCGCCATGCTCATGGCCGTCGTCTTCCTCGGCATAGCGACCAGCGAGGTGTCCCTCATGCGGGCCCTCGGTGTCGGCCTGGTCATCGCCGTGCTCGTCGACGCCACGCTGGTTCGCACCATCCTCGTCCCCGCCGCCATGCGCATCGCGGGCACGGCCAACTGGTGGACGCCGCGCCTGCTGGCTCCCGTCGTCGATCGCGTCCGGATCCGGGAGTGA
- a CDS encoding tyrosine-type recombinase/integrase: MAERVDISPIGVQLRSDIEVRDRAKPYRARLRWVDPATKKRASISESFETRDQADEWISRVRQAAARGVDPKMATATLAEYGAASLELSFRGIEPKTRDPYLAGWRRRVVPTVGHLPIAMITAGVADRAVGNWIADGCSKSTVKNTLAAWGRVMDQAVRDELIERNPVQVSGWQRMFAQVQDELDNPRALALPDWATLVRLADALVDASAGEYRGWGDVVIFAACTATRIGEVSGCRVGDIDTNEWVWTLRRQTTPGPGGMADKGTKGKRSRAIPIIEDLRPIVARRIEATAGRPDARLFVGPRGGRISTGVLHRATHWDDVVARLGFEHLRRHGLRHTGLTWFADAGVPVHRLQRIAGHTDPRITQRYLHPDTKTLIEDGNRLSKHLRSPNGPQLRVVGE; encoded by the coding sequence ATGGCCGAAAGAGTCGACATCTCCCCCATCGGCGTGCAGCTGCGCTCCGACATCGAGGTCCGGGACCGCGCCAAGCCGTACCGTGCTCGGCTCCGCTGGGTCGATCCGGCGACGAAGAAGCGGGCTTCGATCTCGGAGTCCTTCGAGACTCGGGACCAGGCCGACGAGTGGATCAGCCGTGTTCGGCAAGCTGCGGCGCGCGGCGTTGATCCGAAGATGGCGACGGCCACGCTGGCCGAGTACGGCGCGGCGAGTCTGGAGTTGTCCTTTCGCGGGATCGAGCCGAAGACCCGTGACCCGTATCTGGCGGGATGGCGCCGCAGGGTCGTTCCCACGGTCGGGCATCTTCCGATCGCCATGATCACGGCTGGCGTGGCCGATCGCGCAGTCGGCAACTGGATCGCTGACGGGTGCAGCAAGTCGACGGTGAAGAACACCCTTGCCGCGTGGGGCCGCGTGATGGATCAGGCGGTGCGAGACGAGCTGATCGAACGCAACCCGGTGCAGGTGTCGGGATGGCAGCGCATGTTCGCCCAAGTGCAAGACGAGCTGGACAACCCGCGGGCTCTGGCGCTGCCCGACTGGGCGACGTTGGTTCGGTTGGCGGATGCTCTGGTCGACGCCTCAGCGGGTGAGTATCGAGGCTGGGGCGATGTCGTGATCTTCGCGGCGTGCACCGCGACCCGGATCGGCGAAGTGTCAGGCTGCCGGGTCGGGGACATCGACACGAACGAATGGGTGTGGACACTGCGACGGCAGACCACCCCCGGCCCCGGTGGCATGGCGGACAAGGGCACGAAGGGCAAGCGGTCGCGAGCGATTCCGATCATCGAGGACTTGCGGCCGATCGTGGCGCGGCGGATCGAGGCGACGGCCGGTCGTCCCGATGCTCGCCTGTTCGTCGGCCCCCGCGGCGGTCGCATCTCCACGGGTGTCCTGCACCGTGCCACCCACTGGGACGACGTGGTTGCACGGCTCGGCTTCGAGCATCTTCGACGGCACGGACTCCGGCACACCGGACTGACGTGGTTCGCCGATGCCGGCGTCCCGGTTCACCGACTCCAGCGGATAGCCGGCCACACCGATCCGCGGATCACCCAACGCTATCTACACCCCGATACGAAGACTCTGATCGAAGACGGGAACCGGCTCTCGAAGCACCTACGGTCCCCAAATGGTCCCCAACTCCGAGTGGTCGGAGAATGA
- a CDS encoding helitron helicase-like domain-containing protein has protein sequence MSTDTTEPTEPTATEPAPALARQTAAQRRALPDFTDVAQATAEKFGVCVRPITMRAFDPTTGKVSYVGSPCKSTVASVCKPCADKARWLRMTQCREGWHAETEPVDETRDPSDKQTELLAYRADLVADYRAAREDSDDELAAELAQLIAETDTEIRESGFRGPLPPLDPTPRARRVRSTKRRQDVPNLPRKKVSKTTVGKVIGGYRSSMMVTLTMPSYGPMNRDGATDKDGKVCGDGSPRDPESYDYTSAARDIVFFSKLVDRWIQNLRRVVGYDVQYFATVEPQKRGAPHLHLLLRGAISREILRMVTAATYHQVWWPYFDPQDERYSGEKMPVWDYKTLTFVDPDSGKPLTTWDEALDVLDSVDDLEPAYTVRFGERMDPGDMKGYISGEKADRAIGYVTKYLTKSISEVLDTDSARTAAHYDRLHAELQHTPCSPRCPVWLRYGIVPKGASDKTIPGRCKGKAHRRDTLGLPGRRVLVSRRWSGKTLPDHKADRADFVRQLLASAGIVKPDTSHWVIKPVEPGDHSAPPRDHVILAAIAQRTAWRAEYTRALLEAGPIAAQQHSAIQEAA, from the coding sequence ATGAGCACCGACACCACCGAACCCACGGAACCGACCGCGACCGAACCGGCACCCGCCCTGGCCCGGCAGACCGCTGCCCAGCGTCGCGCCCTGCCGGACTTCACCGATGTCGCCCAGGCCACCGCCGAGAAGTTCGGCGTCTGCGTCCGCCCGATCACCATGCGCGCGTTCGACCCGACCACCGGCAAGGTCTCTTACGTCGGGTCGCCCTGCAAGTCCACGGTCGCCAGCGTGTGCAAGCCATGTGCGGACAAAGCTCGCTGGCTGCGCATGACGCAGTGCCGGGAAGGTTGGCATGCCGAGACCGAACCGGTGGACGAGACTCGCGACCCGTCCGACAAGCAGACCGAGCTGCTGGCGTATCGCGCCGATCTGGTGGCCGACTACCGCGCTGCACGCGAGGACTCTGACGACGAGTTGGCGGCCGAACTCGCCCAGCTGATCGCCGAGACCGATACCGAAATCCGTGAGTCGGGGTTTCGTGGCCCGCTCCCGCCTCTCGATCCGACACCAAGGGCTCGGCGGGTGCGTTCGACCAAGCGCCGCCAGGACGTGCCGAACCTGCCCCGTAAGAAGGTCTCCAAGACCACGGTCGGCAAGGTGATCGGCGGCTACCGGTCCTCGATGATGGTCACCCTGACCATGCCCTCCTACGGGCCGATGAACCGCGACGGCGCCACCGACAAGGACGGCAAGGTCTGCGGTGACGGCTCCCCACGCGATCCGGAGTCCTACGACTACACCAGCGCCGCCCGCGACATCGTGTTCTTCTCCAAGCTCGTGGACCGCTGGATTCAAAACCTGCGCCGGGTCGTGGGCTATGACGTGCAGTACTTCGCCACCGTCGAACCCCAGAAACGCGGTGCCCCGCACCTGCACCTGCTGCTGCGAGGCGCCATCTCCCGCGAGATCCTGCGGATGGTGACCGCGGCGACCTACCACCAGGTGTGGTGGCCCTACTTCGATCCCCAAGACGAACGCTACTCCGGCGAGAAGATGCCGGTCTGGGACTACAAGACCCTGACGTTCGTCGACCCCGACAGCGGCAAGCCGTTGACCACCTGGGACGAAGCCCTCGATGTCCTCGACTCGGTGGACGACCTCGAACCCGCGTACACGGTGCGGTTCGGCGAACGCATGGACCCCGGCGACATGAAGGGCTACATCTCCGGCGAGAAGGCCGACCGGGCGATCGGCTACGTCACCAAGTACCTGACCAAGTCCATCAGCGAAGTCCTGGACACCGACTCGGCCCGCACGGCCGCGCACTACGACCGGTTGCACGCGGAGTTGCAGCACACCCCGTGCTCACCGCGCTGCCCGGTGTGGCTGCGCTACGGGATCGTCCCGAAGGGCGCCAGCGACAAGACCATTCCCGGCCGCTGCAAGGGCAAAGCCCACCGCCGCGACACCCTCGGCCTCCCCGGTCGGCGGGTGCTGGTCTCGCGGCGCTGGTCGGGCAAGACGCTCCCGGATCACAAGGCCGATCGGGCGGATTTTGTTCGGCAACTGCTTGCCTCGGCCGGGATCGTCAAACCTGACACCTCGCATTGGGTGATCAAACCCGTGGAGCCCGGTGACCACTCGGCCCCGCCACGGGACCACGTGATCCTCGCCGCGATCGCCCAACGCACAGCCTGGCGGGCAGAGTACACACGTGCCTTGTTGGAGGCGGGACCAATTGCAGCACAGCAACATTCGGCAATTCAGGAAGCGGCGTAG
- a CDS encoding oxygenase MpaB family protein, with product MKTPGLDRTTLLGRYLGDRRFVLTLPRAVGLQILQPSVAAAIVEHTPVSLWEHKKRVVSRMIHLAYAEVDPHPAMLYGHELVRGVDSTGRRYNGLAPDLFFFQHATYVDTLVTSIETFDRPLSLAEKKTLYAQCCQWYRRYGISARHMPETWADFNDYLDEVCAKSLVVTPEAEKLAPELLRPDAWVPRTLPDFAVRSLLHPRTRELLGVEPQPGDRAAMAAYSRMVKAGAKMLSPRSRLVPSARD from the coding sequence ATGAAGACCCCCGGCCTGGATCGCACCACCCTGCTCGGCCGGTATCTCGGCGATCGTCGCTTCGTCCTCACCCTGCCCCGCGCCGTAGGGCTGCAGATCCTGCAGCCCTCGGTCGCGGCCGCCATCGTCGAGCACACTCCCGTCTCCCTGTGGGAGCACAAGAAGCGCGTCGTCTCCCGCATGATCCACCTGGCCTACGCCGAGGTCGATCCGCACCCGGCCATGCTCTACGGCCACGAACTCGTCCGCGGCGTGGACAGCACCGGCAGGCGCTACAACGGCCTGGCGCCCGACCTGTTCTTCTTCCAGCACGCCACCTACGTCGACACCCTGGTCACCTCCATCGAGACCTTCGACCGCCCGCTGTCGCTCGCCGAGAAGAAGACCCTCTATGCCCAGTGCTGCCAGTGGTATCGCCGGTACGGCATCTCCGCCCGTCACATGCCCGAGACCTGGGCCGACTTCAACGACTACCTGGACGAGGTGTGCGCCAAGAGTCTGGTCGTCACGCCCGAGGCGGAGAAGCTCGCACCGGAACTGCTGCGCCCCGATGCCTGGGTGCCGCGGACGCTGCCCGATTTCGCGGTGCGGTCACTGCTGCATCCGCGCACGCGGGAATTGCTGGGAGTCGAGCCGCAGCCGGGCGACCGGGCGGCGATGGCGGCCTATTCGCGAATGGTGAAAGCGGGGGCCAAGATGCTCTCGCCGAGATCGCGATTGGTGCCTTCGGCTCGCGACTGA
- a CDS encoding helix-turn-helix transcriptional regulator: MDTEPFGGQWFTTEEVARMLSVDASSLRRWRTARPPQGPPFVQVSDRVVRYSRADVEAYMNSRRIDPAAA; the protein is encoded by the coding sequence ATGGATACCGAACCGTTCGGTGGACAGTGGTTCACCACAGAGGAAGTCGCGCGCATGCTGAGCGTGGACGCTTCGAGCCTGCGGCGGTGGCGGACCGCTCGCCCTCCGCAGGGACCACCTTTTGTGCAAGTGTCGGATCGGGTGGTCCGGTACAGCAGGGCGGATGTGGAGGCGTACATGAACTCTCGGCGGATCGACCCGGCGGCTGCGTGA